A window of Solanum stenotomum isolate F172 chromosome 3, ASM1918654v1, whole genome shotgun sequence contains these coding sequences:
- the LOC125860996 gene encoding protein DETOXIFICATION 35-like isoform X8: protein MESPLLNDFSGDLICSDGDYRRISIVNLNEFWIETVKLWEIGGPIALNIMCQYGLYAVTVAFCGHLGPTHLAAVTLAQTVIATFAFGFMMGMGSALETLCGQAFGAGQIHMLGFYTQRSMIILLVSTFLLLPIYIFATPILKFLGQHHDIAVVAGKFTILTIPELYSLSITIPTSKFLQAQSKVGVLAWIGFVALLLHALLLWLFIYVFNWGLTGAAISLNLVGWINALAQFAYVVVWCKDGWKGWSWSAFDDMGPFVKLSIESAVMLSLETWYPMSIVLIAGCLKDPVTAVASLSICSIIGEWQEMFFIGINAAISVRVSNELGLGHARATKYSVYATLFQSLLIGILCMSVVLAVRNHLAIVFTDNEVLIKSVSELAQFLGVTMLLNSVQPVISGVAVGGGWQGLVAYINLGSYYAFGIPFGYVLGYVANFGVRGLWGGMIAGLALQTLLLSIVIYRIDWDKEVEQTTKRMRLWGDQDIEK, encoded by the exons ATGGAATCACCGTTGCTCAATGATTTCTCCGGCGATCTTATTTGCTCCGACGGTGACTACCGGCGTATTTCAATAGTGAATTTGAATGAATTCTGGATTGAGACAGTAAAGTTATGGGAAATCGGAGGCCCAATAGCTTTGAATATCATGTGTCAATACGGACTCTACGCTGTCACTGTTGCTTTCTGTGGTCATCTTGGACCAACACACCTTGCTGCTGTTACCCTTGCTCAAACTGTTATTGCTACTTTCGCTTTTGGCTTCATG ATGGGCATGGGGAGTGCCTTGGAGACACTCTGTGGGCAGGCATTTGGTGCTGGGCAAATACACATGCTTGGATTTTACACACAACGCTCAATGATTATTCTACTCGTCAGTACTTTCCTTCTGTTGCCGATATACATTTTCGCGACTCCTATACTAAAGTTCCTAGGCCAACATCATGATATTGCTGTTGTTGCTGGAAAGTTCACCATATTAACCATACCTGAATTATATTCCCTGTCTATCACTATTCCCACTTCAAAATTTCTTCAAGCTCAGAGTAAAGTTGGTGTGCTGGCGTGGATTGGTTTTGTGGCTCTCCTACTCCATGCTCTTCTCCTTTGGCTCTTCATTTATGTATTCAATTGGGGTTTAACCGGGGCAGCTATATCCCTTAATCTTGTAGGCTGGATCAACGCGCTAGCTCAATTTGCTTACGTAGTTGTTTGGTGCAAGGATGGGTGGAAGGGATGGTCTTGGTCTGCATTCGATGACATGGGGCCCTTTGTTAAACTGTCAATTGAGTCGGCTGTTATGCTATCCCTAGAAACTTGGTATCCGATGAGTATTGTTCTTATCGCTGGATGTCTCAAAGATCCTGTTACTGCTGTTGCATCCCTCTCTATTTG CTCAATAATTGGTGAATGGCAAGAAATGTTTTTTATCGGAATCAACGCTGCCATAAG TGTTCGGGTCTCAAATGAGCTTGGGCTAGGACATGCCAGGGCGACCAAATATAGTGTCTATGCCACACTATTTCAGTCACTTCTCATTGGGATTCTCTGTATGAGTGTAGTATTGGCAGTAAGAAATCATCTTGCCATTGTTTTCACCGACAACGAGGTCTTGATTAAATCTGTTTCTGAGCTTGCTCAGTTTCTTGGAGTAACAATGCTTCTCAACAGTGTTCAGCCTGTAATATCAG GTGTTGCTGTTGGAGGTGGGTGGCAAGGGCTAGTGGCTTACATCAATTTGGGTTCTTACTACGCGTTTGGTATTCCTTTCGGATATGTTCTTGGTTATGTGGCTAACTTTGGAGTCAGG GGACTATGGGGAGGAATGATAGCTGGACTCGCTCTGCAAACACTGCTACTCTCGATTGTAATCTATAGAATCGATTGGGATAAAGAG GTTGAGCAGACGACAAAACGGATGCGGCTGTGGGGAGATCAAGACATAGAAAAATAG
- the LOC125860996 gene encoding protein DETOXIFICATION 35-like isoform X6 produces the protein MDQSPLLNDFSGEHWQLIGSDGDYRPISSMNMNELWDVFWIETMKLWEIGGPIAFNIVCQYGLYAITVAFCGHLGPTELSAVTLAQTVIGTFIFGFMIGMGSALETLCGQAFGAGQVHMLGVYTQRSMIILLLSTFLLLPIYLFATPILKFLGQDHDIAVVAGKFAMLTIPELYSLSVNIPTSKFLQAQSKVGVLAWIGFVSLVLHAILLWLFIYVFNWGLTGAAISFNLVGWVNALAQFAYVVFWCKDGWKGWSWSAFNEIWAFVRLSIESAVMLCLETWYMMSIILLTGHLKDAVTAVGALSICINIDGWEAMFFIGVNAAISVRVSNELGLGRARATKCSIVVTVFQSLLIGILCMIVVLALRSHLAILYTESEVLKQSVSELAWFLGVTMLLNSVQPVISGVAVGGGWQGLVAYINLGSYYIFGIPLGYLLGYVANFGVMGLWGGMIGGLALQTLLLSIVLYRIDWNKEVEQTTERMRIWGDQDSEMEKIKL, from the exons ATGGATCAATCACCATTGCTAAATGACTTTTCCGGCGAGCACTGGCAGCTTATCGGCTCCGACGGTGACTACCGGCCTATTTCTAGCATGAATATGAATGAATTGTGGGATGTATTCTGGATTGAAACAATGAAGCTATGGGAGATTGGAGGCCCAATTGCTTTCAATATCGTCTGTCAATACGGACTCTATGCTATCACTGTTGCTTTCTGTGGTCATCTTGGACCTACAGAGCTCTCTGCTGTTACCCTTGCTCAAACTGTCATCGGCACTTTCATTTTTGGCTTCATG ATAGGCATGGGGAGTGCTCTGGAGACGCTCTGTGGACAGGCATTTGGTGCTGGGCAAGTACACATGCTTGGAGTTTACACACAACGCTCAATGATAATTCTATTGCTGAGTACCTTCCTTCTCTTACCAATCTATCTTTTCGCAACTCCTATACTTAAGTTCCTAGGCCAAGATCATGATATTGCTGTTGTTGCTGGGAAGTTCGCCATGTTAACCATTCCCGAGTTATATTCCCTGTCTGTTAACATTCCCACTTCAAAATTTCTTCAAGCCCAGAGTAAAGTTGGTGTGCTGGCCTGGATTGGTTTTGTGTCTCTCGTACTCCATGCTATTCTCCTTTGGCTCTTCATTTATGTATTCAATTGGGGTTTGACCGGGGCAGCAATATCCTTTAATCTCGTAGGCTGGGTCAACGCACTAGCTCAATTTGCTTACGTAGTTTTTTGGTGCAAGGATGGATGGAAGGGATGGTCTTGGTCTGCATTCAATGAGATTTGGGCCTTTGTTAGACTGTCAATTGAATCGGCTGTTATGCTATGCCTAGAAACCTGGTATATGATGAGTATTATTCTCCTCACTGGTCATCTCAAAGATGCAGTTACTGCAGTTGGAGCCCTCTCTATTTG CATAAATATCGATGGATGGGAAGCAATGTTTTTCATTGGAGTCAATGCTGCCATAAG TGTTCGCGTCTCAAATGAGCTTGGGCTAGGACGTGCCAGGGCGACCAAATGTAGTATCGTTGTCACAGTGTTTCAGTCACTTCTCATTGGGATACTCTGCATGATTGTAGTACTTGCATTAAGAAGTCATCTAGCCATTCTTTACACCGAGAGCGAGGTTTTGAAACAATCTGTTTCTGAGCTTGCTTGGTTTCTTGGAGTAACAATGCTTCTCAACAGTGTTCAGCCTGTGATATCAG GTGTTGCTGTTGGAGGCGGATGGCAAGGTCTCGTGGCTTACATAAATTTGGGTTCTTACTACATTTTTGGTATTCCTCTTGGATATCTTCTTGGCTATGTGGCTAACTTCGGAGTCATG GGACTATGGGGAGGAATGATAGGTGGACTAGCTTTGCAAACACTACTACTCTCGATTGTACTCTACAGAATTGACTGGAATAAAGAG
- the LOC125860996 gene encoding protein DETOXIFICATION 35-like isoform X5, which produces MDQSPLLNDFSGEHWQLIGSDGDYRPISSMNMNELWDVFWIETMKLWEIGGPIAFNIVCQYGLYAITVAFCGHLGPTELSAVTLAQTVIGTFIFGFMIGMGSALETLCGQAFGAGQVHMLGVYTQRSMIILLLSTFLLLPIYLFATPILKFLGQDHDIAVVAGKFAMLTIPELYSLSVNIPTSKFLQAQSKVGVLAWIGFVSLVLHAILLWLFIYVFNWGLTGAAISFNLVGWVNALAQFAYVVFWCKDGWKGWSWSAFNEIWAFVRLSIESAVMLCLETWYMMSIILLTGHLKDAVTAVGALSICINIDGWEAMFFIGVNAAISVRVSNELGLGRARATKCSIVVTVFQSLLIGILCMIVVLALRSHLAILYTESEVLKQSVSELAWFLGVTMLLNSVQPVISGVAVGGGWQGLVAYINLGSYYIFGIPLGYLLGYVANFGVMGLWGGMIGGLALQTLLLSIVLYRIDWNKEVEQTTERMRIWGGQDLETEKNLQIPNFTTA; this is translated from the exons ATGGATCAATCACCATTGCTAAATGACTTTTCCGGCGAGCACTGGCAGCTTATCGGCTCCGACGGTGACTACCGGCCTATTTCTAGCATGAATATGAATGAATTGTGGGATGTATTCTGGATTGAAACAATGAAGCTATGGGAGATTGGAGGCCCAATTGCTTTCAATATCGTCTGTCAATACGGACTCTATGCTATCACTGTTGCTTTCTGTGGTCATCTTGGACCTACAGAGCTCTCTGCTGTTACCCTTGCTCAAACTGTCATCGGCACTTTCATTTTTGGCTTCATG ATAGGCATGGGGAGTGCTCTGGAGACGCTCTGTGGACAGGCATTTGGTGCTGGGCAAGTACACATGCTTGGAGTTTACACACAACGCTCAATGATAATTCTATTGCTGAGTACCTTCCTTCTCTTACCAATCTATCTTTTCGCAACTCCTATACTTAAGTTCCTAGGCCAAGATCATGATATTGCTGTTGTTGCTGGGAAGTTCGCCATGTTAACCATTCCCGAGTTATATTCCCTGTCTGTTAACATTCCCACTTCAAAATTTCTTCAAGCCCAGAGTAAAGTTGGTGTGCTGGCCTGGATTGGTTTTGTGTCTCTCGTACTCCATGCTATTCTCCTTTGGCTCTTCATTTATGTATTCAATTGGGGTTTGACCGGGGCAGCAATATCCTTTAATCTCGTAGGCTGGGTCAACGCACTAGCTCAATTTGCTTACGTAGTTTTTTGGTGCAAGGATGGATGGAAGGGATGGTCTTGGTCTGCATTCAATGAGATTTGGGCCTTTGTTAGACTGTCAATTGAATCGGCTGTTATGCTATGCCTAGAAACCTGGTATATGATGAGTATTATTCTCCTCACTGGTCATCTCAAAGATGCAGTTACTGCAGTTGGAGCCCTCTCTATTTG CATAAATATCGATGGATGGGAAGCAATGTTTTTCATTGGAGTCAATGCTGCCATAAG TGTTCGCGTCTCAAATGAGCTTGGGCTAGGACGTGCCAGGGCGACCAAATGTAGTATCGTTGTCACAGTGTTTCAGTCACTTCTCATTGGGATACTCTGCATGATTGTAGTACTTGCATTAAGAAGTCATCTAGCCATTCTTTACACCGAGAGCGAGGTTTTGAAACAATCTGTTTCTGAGCTTGCTTGGTTTCTTGGAGTAACAATGCTTCTCAACAGTGTTCAGCCTGTGATATCAG GTGTTGCTGTTGGAGGCGGATGGCAAGGTCTCGTGGCTTACATAAATTTGGGTTCTTACTACATTTTTGGTATTCCTCTTGGATATCTTCTTGGCTATGTGGCTAACTTCGGAGTCATG GGACTATGGGGAGGAATGATAGGTGGACTAGCTTTGCAAACACTACTACTCTCGATTGTACTCTACAGAATTGACTGGAATAAAGAG GTTGAGCAGACGACAGAACGGATGCGAATCTGGGGAGGTCAAGACTTAGAAACAGAGAAAAACCTCCAAATCCCAAATTTCACAACGGCTTAA